One region of Thiomonas intermedia genomic DNA includes:
- a CDS encoding tetratricopeptide repeat protein produces MRAAVLVSALLFPAFASLPETAFAQQAAERVSAEETARQVFAVLAGEIAANTGHPGVAYTELLKAAKDLGAESLYRRAAEIALRAGAPDKALVAAQAWRKAMPGSREAGAWVVQLQMLMGRTAEAGATIAQDLAHTPEPQRGQAIADLLPLAAQANDPAATLAMMRTALAGQSQFAQTDVVLGLLRARSGDRAGGFADALHALTLSPGLSPAAALLLQLYTVNPQAADAAMPKFAAAQPKDSGLRLAWAQAALAQQRDGIALKVLDKLVVDAPDLAPAWLMLGSLQTEFGQSAQAVVSLQAYLRLARAQAEPPVLTPAYLALSEASRKLGDLDQARRWLDQIEPDANNRLAVVSSRAAILVQQGKMDEALKLADSLPRGSAAQRKDRWLARAQILREAGHFEASFRLLQSALKQMPDDVDLLYEASMMADKSGHFKEMMAMLRKAITLDPDSQPAYNALGYTLADRGEQLPEARKLVSRALELSPGNPFVLDSMGWVEYKTGRKDQALDLLQQAYDARPDPEIGAHLGEVLWQLGQRDRARAIWREAIDRAPHDTMVQAVLRKFGVTF; encoded by the coding sequence ATGCGCGCTGCCGTTCTTGTGTCGGCCTTGTTGTTTCCGGCGTTCGCCTCCCTACCCGAGACCGCGTTCGCGCAGCAGGCGGCCGAACGGGTCAGCGCGGAGGAAACGGCGCGGCAGGTGTTTGCGGTGCTTGCGGGAGAAATCGCGGCCAACACCGGGCATCCGGGCGTCGCCTACACCGAGCTGCTCAAGGCTGCGAAGGATCTGGGTGCCGAATCGCTCTACCGCCGTGCCGCGGAAATCGCCCTGCGCGCGGGCGCTCCCGACAAGGCGCTGGTTGCGGCTCAGGCGTGGCGCAAGGCCATGCCCGGCTCACGCGAGGCGGGGGCCTGGGTCGTGCAATTGCAGATGTTGATGGGCAGGACGGCCGAGGCCGGCGCCACGATTGCGCAGGATCTGGCCCATACGCCCGAGCCCCAGCGCGGCCAGGCCATTGCCGATCTGCTGCCCCTGGCCGCGCAGGCGAACGACCCCGCCGCCACGCTCGCCATGATGCGCACAGCGCTGGCCGGACAGTCGCAGTTTGCCCAGACCGACGTGGTGCTCGGCCTGTTGCGCGCGCGCTCGGGTGACCGCGCAGGCGGTTTTGCCGATGCGCTGCATGCTTTGACCCTCAGCCCCGGTCTTTCGCCGGCAGCGGCCTTGCTGCTGCAGCTCTATACCGTCAATCCCCAGGCGGCCGATGCGGCGATGCCGAAGTTCGCGGCCGCCCAACCGAAAGACAGCGGTCTGCGTCTGGCATGGGCGCAGGCGGCGCTGGCGCAGCAGCGCGATGGCATTGCGCTCAAGGTGCTCGACAAGCTGGTGGTGGATGCGCCGGATCTGGCGCCCGCGTGGCTGATGCTGGGCAGTCTGCAAACCGAGTTCGGTCAGTCCGCTCAGGCGGTGGTGTCGTTGCAGGCGTATCTGCGTCTGGCGCGCGCCCAGGCCGAGCCGCCGGTGCTCACACCGGCCTATCTCGCGCTGTCGGAGGCCTCGCGCAAGCTGGGCGATCTGGACCAGGCCCGGCGCTGGCTCGACCAGATCGAGCCCGACGCCAACAACCGCCTCGCCGTCGTCAGCAGCCGCGCGGCGATTCTGGTGCAGCAGGGCAAGATGGACGAGGCGCTCAAGCTGGCGGATTCCCTGCCTCGGGGCAGCGCGGCACAGCGCAAGGATCGCTGGCTGGCCCGTGCGCAGATCTTGCGCGAGGCCGGGCATTTCGAGGCGTCGTTCAGGCTGCTGCAGTCCGCGCTCAAGCAGATGCCCGATGATGTCGATCTGCTCTACGAAGCGTCGATGATGGCCGACAAGAGCGGCCACTTCAAGGAGATGATGGCAATGCTGCGCAAGGCCATCACGCTCGATCCGGACTCGCAGCCGGCCTACAACGCCCTCGGCTACACCCTGGCTGATCGCGGCGAACAGTTGCCCGAAGCCCGCAAGCTGGTGTCCCGTGCGCTGGAGCTGTCGCCGGGCAACCCCTTCGTGCTCGACAGCATGGGCTGGGTCGAATACAAGACGGGGCGCAAGGATCAGGCGCTCGATCTGTTGCAGCAGGCCTACGACGCGCGGCCCGATCCGGAAATCGGCGCCCACCTGGGCGAGGTGCTCTGGCAGCTTGGCCAGCGTGATCGGGCGCGTGCCATCTGGCGTGAAGCCATCGATCGCGCGCCGCATGACACCATGGTGCAGGCGGTGCTGCGCAAGTTTGGCGTGACGTTCTGA